The following DNA comes from Carassius auratus strain Wakin unplaced genomic scaffold, ASM336829v1 scaf_tig00013547, whole genome shotgun sequence.
acattcttcaaaatatattttgtatcccacagaagaaaaaaatacagtttggaACAGAATTATGAGGAACTATCCAttaattgtttaaacatttttcaaaatgtctgtGACGGTCTgacattttctataatttttcTGTCACTTTGTACTCTTATCATCAATTAAAGTGTCAgagtaaaatggtttgaaattAATGAATATGGGAAACATGTatcaactgattaaaaaaatgaactaaacAACTGCAAAAATGCaagttaaagagagagagagagagagagagagagtcagtgggAGAAGGGAGTGTTTATGTTTGTGGAAGGAGGAATCCAGTAAGTTTGTGGGAACCTGGTGTATGTGGATCTCTTCTAATCTCACTGCTGGTGTCAGATGACAGGCATGTCTTTGATCAGTCTGTTATTAGTGAGGTGTGTATGGACAAGAGGAATTCAGATATTACGCTTTGTGTTCTCACTTTCCCCTCGACCTCTCCCAGTCTGCCTGCACACAACCCAAACACAAAGGAATACCATTTCATCTATTAATCTCAAATCACTAATGTGgtcatcacacacacagaaaggaCATCTCAAGTGTGTGTGTAGAAGTCTCTCATGAGAACAGAGACATTAACAAGTGCTTGCCAGCAGAGACATTTACAATGGAGCTGTGATGGGAGTTATTATTGTGTTGATGTTTGAGCATGTGTCTGCTGAGCAGACAGATGGATAGGACAGCCCTGTCTGGACCGATGCCCATGTTTGTGGATCCAAACAGCCTCTctccagagacacagacagatgtCATGTTAAGAATGGAAAATTAGTGTAGTGCAAAATATATACGGCATAAcagtttcaataaataaataaataaaagattaatctgcaattgtaaaaatacatttgaaaccattcgaaagtctcttatgctcaacaaaactgcattaatttaatcaaaacaataacattttgaaaaagtaatactatattaatagattttaaaaatgtaattgattcatgtgatggcaaggctgaatcattctaatatgctttttcATTGCTCAAATCAGTTGCACTGGTTTGTggatatatatactttttttatgattctttgataaacgtgatgaaagttcaaatgaacatgtAATGAAACAAGAAgaaatttactgtcacttttttgatcagttgaatgcatctttgctaaatacaGTAGATGCATTTTTGTTAACAAAAAATCTCCCTCACACaaaccttttgaacagtagtgtatttaattaatatgccATTCTGAATATGTGAAAGTGAGAAATTGAAGTTGTAATAAAACTGGAGGAAAAGGTGTATTTTTAGCTTATATTTTTAGAATATGATATTCTTCTTCAGCAAAGGAAACCACAAAACACAGCTCAGACAAGACCACTGAACAGCTTGTGATGTTTCCTGATCTCTAATAATCAGAGGCCTgctaaaagagagagaaagcagcAATATCATACGAAGATAACATCCCTAACTGACATGTTTGGCTCTGCACGTGTCCTTCAGAGCCCTGTGTCTGTGTCTTTGAGGATGCAGAGAGATTCCAATCACTGTAAAATATCTACTCCTTCAGTATAAAAGATCAGTCAAAagcaatcatatttatttttttcctgtcatAAAATTGTGGTCCAACAAGCTGCAAGATAACTAGCTGACCAAGACGCCAAGCTTTACCATATATTTGGCAAAGCGCTGATCATTCACTATTCACACTATTCACAATTCCCTGCCGgccctgagactcaaacccacgaCCTCTGGTTTAAAAGTCCtacactctaaccattaggccacggctGCCCCATTCAATGCAATACAAGAGCATAAAAGCTTCTAGAAGGCAAAGGTGAATTTGTTGTATTTGCATTCAAATAAGTTGTGTTTTCATAAAAATTGTGTGCGTTGAAGAAATAACAGCTAGATcaggttctgaaaaaaaaaaaacagccagacAAATAACCTGCTTTTAAACTAAGAGACAAAACAAATTAATCCAAATTCTGAGTGTGGCAGTTCAGCCAAACTACATAATCACTTGTCAAACCACATGAACAACTAAGGGTGAACAGACACTAAGTGACACAAACATATTCTGCCTCAAATCAGTCATTCTTTATTCTTGCACTCTGAAACTGCAACATTAGTGTGATTACTGTGTTTGAGCACTAGGTGTCAGGCTGCACACAGAACTCAACAGAACAACAAGAGTGGAATAAAAGCACTCACATTTTCAATGACAAAGGTCCACTCTTTGTCTTCAAACTCCTCTGCATGGGGATCCTGAAAAAATTGAATGTGGAAATGAATTAATGTCACACAAACTGAGATGAGGCTTGTTAAAGAAGTCTCATAATAAAGCCTGTTTTTAGTGTCTTTTGTAGCAGAGATACTGGGCAAAAGCAACTCCACAGATCATATCAATCTCCTTTTACTGATCAACAATAGGATTTAAAGCAATATCTGCATTTCATGagggaaataaaatgtaaaacatataaaGGATGTAGCGATGTTTCAATAAAGCTTCATCTGGCTACATCAGTATTGTAATGGCCAGTTGCAGTGCAATAGGTCACAAGACAAAGTGATTTGTCAAGTCACACTTCTCTCACACTGCCTATTTCAAAGCTGAATCAGGTTTATCAGTATGGTAAATGAGCATATGAGGATGCAAAAACACACGGGTTCACTTGAACTGCTGTTCTGTTGTTCTAGAACTGTCCCGGTCAGCTGACCACAGGGTTGACGGTACACAAATGAAACATTCATGAACTCATGAATGCCAAACTGACCCACTGCAATGAACTCTGGGAGATGTAGTCGTAGATGACACATTTGTGAACACAATGTGGAGGATATTCTGCTAGAGGATATTCAACACCAGGTCAGCCTGTCAGCGTTAGCTCGTCACTTGcatgtgcggtgtgtgtgtgtggttttaagTCAGTTCTTCTGCCCCTCTGAGGACATCAAAGCTGATGAAATGATGAATGAATTCTAAACTTATTATGAACATCTAAACATGTTCATAATTATTACATGTGTGCGGTTAACAGGAGCAACCTCAGATCTACAAAtctatctctctttctttgtcttaAATATGTACTTCCTCTATGCTACGCATGGGTCTAACAATCCAGGATGTAAAGTCTCACTTCACTTGTGCCAGGTCTGCTGACCGACATCTCAAAaagactaaaataccaagcacaGACTTCATGCTGCCGTGTCAGGTTCTGCTGCACACACACTTGAGAAGGGGGTTAAAACTTGGACTGTGGCAGTTAAATTAGAGTGGAATCAAGATGTCTAGACACCAGCAGACCTGCAGATCCCAACCAATCAGCTTCTGGGAAAAAGCCAACTGCTGCAACTGGCCCCAATAGCATCTAGGCCTTCTTGGCCCCTAGATgagagtctttttttttatgtgtgtgtaaatgcatgTGTTTACCTTAAATAGTGTGACAGTGATCTCTATGTTCTCTGGGACAGGCCACACCACCACTCCTCTATAGGGATTCTTGATGCCAGGCTGCCAGCTATGagactgcaaaaaaaagaaatatatgaaAAAGTTGCATTATAAGACTTATTAAAACTAACAGCATTactcaaacaaaataaacagaaaatatatacaataatctAGTCATTGCTACAATAAAAAACACtggaaaataatttagaaaaattctAACCTCACTGGcagaactttttaaatgtttaaagcatGAAGCATAAAACAAGACTATAAGTAaggaaaacaagatttttttgcaGTGAACTTGAAGTGGCGAGTTGTTACATAAAGctttaatgattcattaaaattaatgtgCATAATGTTTGAGCTAATATCAGCACCAGAAGCAGAATCCAAACTCACATCAATAGCTCAATcgttaaatacatctaaatgcacatttaaaagttcatttcagttggACTACAACTACAAATTTCACAAACACTTCAGTCAGACTGCTCTTACTAtactttgttttttgttaagtcaGGCTTACAGACCTAGATAATGTAATTGCAGCTCAACATCGTCTAGCATGTTGTATACATGCTAACTGGTCTACTACAACGGTCTTCAGCATTGTGCTTGCTCCAAAATGTGATCTGTGATGTGTATTTAATCCATCACATtacatattaaaggggtcatatggtgtgatttaaaattttcctttctctttggagtgttacaacctgttcatgaatagataagagttgcaaagactaaagtctcaaacccaaagagatattctttataaaggtTAAGACTCATCAAAgccctcctaaaacaccttgtttaaacacacccccacgtctacgtcactCTGTGGGaggatttgcataacactgccgaaatgttcatgcaaagataGAAGGCGTAAcctttattctcgctgtagtattgttgacCGCCACCATGTGGAGGTGTCGAGGATGCTGTGTGTTTCCTTGTGAAAGCAAAATTacttggccttccaaaagaggacacaactagaaatcagcagttaagttgtatttacaacactgttccagaacatgattcaaacacgagttttgagcagtgtagagtagcgcttgttgttgtAGTGTGGTTGTCATTTCTCCGATAACAAATACAGGGTGCAGGGTGCAGTTTTATGCTAACGCGGCACGATGAAACGCataaaaaagacagtataagtcattataatcaattatgtccccactggatgctataaatgccttgtttgtaatgggttttattgttttctgtCTCGTCGCACcgggacacacagcatcacagtatgttaaggggcataacatttccgtcacacgcttgaggtattctgccaatcacaatgcactggataatgGGCAATCAGAGCACTCCTCCcatttcagaacgatgagcttttgcatttcagaaaggtggggcatagagaagatacaataatgtacattgtgtggaaaataatgtgtttttttaaccttaaaccattacaccaaatacacaaaataatgttattttttagcaacgtcatatgacccgtTTAAGAATGTAGCTCAATTATAGTAACTTACTAGTTACTGCACATGTAAACACACTTAAGGCACTGTTTGCAActgcatttggaaaaaaaaaaaagagaaaaaaagagaaagaaatctaagtttaaaaaaagaaaagtaatattACCCACCTTGGATGATTTCCTTCGGCTCCTGCGTGTCCAGACAACAACTAGCTTGTCCggttgcctaaaaaaaaaaaaaaaaagattttaaaaaattaaacaatcagCACTAATGATGATATAAAACAAGCACAATAGCTAAAAGAAACACTACCAAAGCTTCAGATTTCAGTTCTGCTGTAAACTAGCTAAACTACAGCAAAATTTAGTCTAAATGACACAAGGCCCAACATTGAACAAGATCAGATgagaaataaaagagaaagatGCAGATCAGACTCCTCTGCGAAGAGCTCAAAGTCCAACTGATGCTGCAAATCAATTCATACACATATCACATACAGCCTAACCCAGCAGTAAACTACCTCACTGCTTTGCCTTTGAGAGGCAAGGGTGTGTGCACTAGACGTATGTGTTAATAGGGTTTAATTCATCCCACAGACTAAAGCACAAATACACCTTACAGTACAACATTCACAACATCAAACTGAAGTCTCACGAATAGACCTACAGGTTTAAAGATAAACGGATTGCTAAAATAGAAGGAAAAAGGTTTCAGGACATCTGAGCATGActgagagagagaacacacacaggAACCAGGACTCGCAATCTTGAATTGGATTACCAGCAGTAAGAGGCTTGACCGCAATCTGAcaggtgtgtgtttatgcatgggTGCTGTGTGTGTCTCATTTTCAGAAAATCACTGTCCTCAATAAACCGTTCCAAACATGGTAGGACAGACAGAAGGATAAACGATCTCCTGCTGTGTGTCTGGATTATTCTAGATTACTATATGCATCAATTCTGAGGAGAACCACCACTGATAAAGCATTTCATCCAGTGACTCTGCTTAAACTGTGCCCGGGAAACTAGCAAGACAGCATCACAGAAGCAATACACAGATGCTCCATTGTGTCTCTACGTttctagaacacacacacacacacactgcttcctGCCCTACAGCATCATGCTGTGTTTGACATGGAGCACTGAAGACAATCTGTTTTTAGTCATCTCTCGCGCTGAAATACCAAAACTCTCTCTTTATCCTCTCTTCTATATTTTCATTCCTACTTGGACTTCTTCATTTTCCCAAGGCTAGTAGACATGCTCTACTGCAATTCTCTTTTCACATGATCTTATCAAAGTATTCCATAATGGCTTTATGTTTCCTCATGGATGGGTCACAATGTTTCTTGaaataacttttattcagcaaggcttCATAAATCGATCAAAAGAcacaaatgttacaaaagatttccattttaaataaattatgttctttctaattcttatatatatatatatatatatatatatatatatatatatatatatatatatatatatatatatatatatatataaagagagagagagagagagagagagagagagagactagaaTTTCAAAAGAGctgtggcaacgtctccaagatgcttcaaaaGACCTACCTGAAAAACAGTGTAAGTGGGCCTAGGTcaaaagctgctttaaacacaAAGGTTATTTTTAAGATCAAGATTTTTATTTGGTTAACAGAAGTTAATTGCTAAAGAAAATctattatgacattatttttgacagcatcttaattttacagcatttttacacaagtgacTTTTAACAGCacagctttgcaggtaggttcaTTGGAGCATCTTTGAGACACTGCCACAGTtcctctagagagagagagatatatatatatatatatatatatatatatatatactgctggTTGACAAAGGCCAATGAACCAAATACCTGTTCTGTGTTTCTACAGTGAATGCCAGCAGACacatacaattatataattatataattactgCACTTCACAATCACTGAAACCATCTTAACCTTATTCACAAGTGGTATATGTTCAACAGAGCTACATTATGTGTTCACACCTGTAACTCATTTCTTATATTTCATATGTGCACTCTGTGTTCCATAGGGTACAGTTCATTCCTCAGACCCATTACCACACAGATCCTTAAAGTCTGTCCGTTGTTTTAGCTCAGATTTGTGGCTGCAGCTCATGCAGCTCTAGATACATTAAGATTTACTTTGCCTGCCAAAGTCTTTTGACTGTGCTTTCAAGGTCCATCTTAATTAATGTTCTCTACAAAAACCCTAATATGACATTTTTCCATGATTGGCGTTCTTTGTAAATCTGGCAGGTGTCTGCTGATAGAAACCTGTCAACAACTGCAATGTGATTAATGAAGCCAAGCCTGTCAAACCCTGCTCTGGACAGGCTGCAGGTCTGCATTTGTGTTATACAGAACTGTATagcatgcaatgttttttttttttaagaaataatgaGTCAAAAGTGAACTGAATAACACTTAAGTGTTTAGCAGCACTCGTTAGGCCTAATGATGTACAGATTGCACGACTGTAGCTGTTTAAATGTTGTTTGAATAAGCAATCCTTCAGAGACATGTTTATTAGTTGAGTAAATGTAAGCAGCCCCATGAACTACACTACTTGTAAAGGGTTTGGTGTCAATAAGATTGAATGTTCAATTTGCTCAAGTTGAGCAATGTTTTCAGTTgataacatttttgttattttagcatttagtGGATAACACAGTAAAACCAGCAACATTGTAAAATAGTACTGCAATTTAAAACaagttatattttttgtataatgcaaattaaattaaaataaacagctgCTAAGccaattaaatgttaaactttagGAAACCATGATCTAAAATAGGGTTAGCTCTAAAGGTCTTAACAATTTGGAAACTGGGCTTGTCTGTAGGATTAAAAGGGACCTGAATGTTTTCTTTCTAGCTAGTAAATATAGATCTACAACATTCATTAATAGACTATAAACAACTCCATAAAAACAGTGGAAAATGCTGTGGGCGTGAGAGAGAGTTTTATACTCCTCTTGAGCTATTCTTTCTCTATTACAG
Coding sequences within:
- the LOC113074063 gene encoding EH domain-binding protein 1-like, with amino-acid sequence MASVWKRLQRVGKHASKFQFVASYQELVVECTKKWQPDKLVVVWTRRSRRKSSKSHSWQPGIKNPYRGVVVWPVPENIEITVTLFKDPHAEEFEDKEWTFVIENVSAFIPLLLFC